From Clostridiales bacterium, the proteins below share one genomic window:
- a CDS encoding GGGtGRT protein: MAITFEGYERRIDKINSELKKYGIKSLEEAKDICLKKGVNVEEIVKGVQPIAFENAVWAYTVGCAIAFKKGVKTAAEAAECIGLGLQAFCIPGSVADQRKVGLGHGNLGAMLLRDETDCFAFLAGHESFAAAEGAIGIARNANKARKKPLRVILNGLGKDAAYIISRINGFTYVQTKYDYYTGELKIVKETAFSDGERAKVRCYGADDVSEGVAIMRHEKVDVSITGNSTNPTRFQHPVAGTYKKWCQENDKKYFSVASGGGTGRTLHPDNVAAGPASYGMTDTMGRMHSDAQFAGSSSVPAHVEMMGLIGMGNNPMVGATVACAVAVSLAK, translated from the coding sequence ATGGCTATCACGTTCGAAGGTTATGAGAGAAGAATAGACAAAATCAATTCCGAACTCAAAAAGTACGGAATCAAATCGCTCGAAGAAGCGAAAGACATCTGCCTTAAAAAAGGCGTCAACGTAGAAGAAATCGTTAAAGGCGTTCAGCCCATTGCGTTCGAGAACGCGGTTTGGGCGTACACAGTCGGCTGCGCCATTGCGTTCAAGAAAGGCGTTAAGACCGCCGCAGAAGCCGCCGAGTGCATCGGTTTGGGCTTGCAGGCGTTCTGCATTCCCGGCAGCGTTGCTGATCAGCGCAAGGTCGGTCTCGGCCACGGCAATCTCGGCGCAATGCTTCTCCGCGACGAAACCGACTGCTTCGCGTTCCTCGCGGGTCACGAATCGTTCGCTGCGGCGGAAGGCGCTATCGGTATCGCGCGCAACGCCAACAAGGCGCGCAAGAAACCGCTCCGCGTTATCCTCAACGGCTTAGGCAAGGACGCCGCGTATATCATTTCGCGTATCAACGGATTTACCTACGTTCAGACCAAGTACGACTACTACACCGGCGAGCTTAAAATCGTTAAAGAGACGGCGTTCTCGGACGGCGAGCGCGCTAAGGTCCGTTGCTACGGCGCGGACGACGTCAGCGAGGGCGTTGCGATCATGCGCCACGAAAAAGTCGACGTTTCGATCACCGGCAACTCGACCAACCCCACGCGCTTCCAGCACCCCGTTGCGGGCACTTATAAAAAGTGGTGCCAAGAGAACGACAAAAAGTATTTCTCGGTCGCGAGCGGCGGCGGCACGGGCAGAACGCTCCACCCCGACAACGTTGCGGCGGGTCCCGCTTCGTACGGCATGACCGACACGATGGGTCGTATGCACAGCGACGCGCAGTTCGCGGGCAGCTCGTCCGTTCCCGCGCACGTCGAAATGATGGGTCTTATCGGCATGGGCAATAACCCCATGGTCGGCGCGACCGTCGCGTGCGCCGTTGCGGTTAGTCTTGCAAAGTAG
- a CDS encoding helix-turn-helix transcriptional regulator codes for MEAFAKRLRELRESYGYTQKQVAEKLHICQQSYARYEIDTGEPSLTTLVKLSQLFEVSVDYLLGISDT; via the coding sequence ATGGAAGCATTCGCTAAAAGATTAAGGGAATTAAGGGAAAGTTACGGCTACACGCAAAAGCAAGTTGCCGAAAAACTGCATATTTGCCAACAATCTTATGCGCGGTATGAGATCGATACCGGTGAGCCGAGCTTGACTACTCTTGTTAAGCTTTCTCAACTTTTTGAAGTAAGCGTTGACTACTTGCTTGGAATAAGCGATACTTAA
- a CDS encoding nucleotidyltransferase — MKTPKYVNFVKATKRLNEANTVYRSQPDNEFYQDSLIKRFEFSFELAWKSLREYMTEQGYMLTIGSPKGVFGFAYQEGIIQSEQVWLDMLECRNQSTHDYGNDLAASLADSISNKYAKELTRLAKLISEQ; from the coding sequence ATGAAAACGCCTAAATACGTGAACTTCGTAAAAGCCACCAAACGCCTTAACGAAGCCAATACGGTATACCGCAGCCAACCCGATAACGAGTTTTACCAAGACTCGTTGATTAAGCGGTTCGAGTTCTCGTTTGAGCTTGCGTGGAAAAGCTTGCGCGAATACATGACCGAGCAGGGCTATATGCTGACTATCGGCTCGCCCAAAGGCGTATTTGGGTTCGCCTATCAGGAAGGCATTATTCAGAGCGAACAAGTTTGGCTAGATATGCTCGAATGCCGTAACCAATCGACCCACGACTACGGGAACGACCTTGCCGCGTCGCTCGCCGACAGCATAAGTAATAAATACGCGAAAGAATTAACGCGTTTAGCCAAATTAATAAGCGAACAGTAA
- a CDS encoding nucleotidyltransferase domain-containing protein produces MTVMDNVIKNMVAEFAKYPEITKAVLFGSRARGDNSERSDYDVAVYGELPQRNKTLLRYFCSEELPTLHKVDLIFMQEQPQSTFTDNIEKDGITIYENA; encoded by the coding sequence ATGACAGTGATGGATAACGTCATTAAGAATATGGTAGCCGAGTTCGCCAAGTATCCCGAAATAACCAAAGCGGTATTATTCGGGTCGCGAGCGCGCGGCGACAACAGCGAACGCAGCGACTACGACGTAGCCGTTTACGGCGAGCTACCGCAACGTAATAAAACGCTGTTAAGATATTTTTGCAGCGAAGAATTACCAACTTTGCACAAAGTCGATTTGATTTTTATGCAAGAGCAACCGCAATCGACTTTCACCGATAATATCGAAAAGGACGGTATAACTATTTATGAAAACGCCTAA
- the gyrB gene encoding DNA topoisomerase (ATP-hydrolyzing) subunit B, with amino-acid sequence MARKTDNGNYNASSIQVLEGLEPVRKRPGMYIGSTDEHGLHHLITEVVDNSVDEALAGYCDRILVEITRDGAVAVTDNGRGIPVEIHPKEKVSTVEVVLTKLHAGGKFGGGGYKVSGGLHGVGVSCVNALSEWLDVEVYKNGKIYRQRYNRGVPMKPLAEVGKTDKTGTKITFFPDTEIFETVDFVYDTVRTRLREVAYLNKGLEIELVDNRKGREARDVFRFDGGIKDFVEYLNRNKNTMFSEVIYGEKTFKDSEVEYAIQYNDGYSELIYTYANNINTEEGGTHLVGFKNALTKVINDYAHEQKLIKDDEKLAGEDVREGITAVVSVKLTEPQFEGQTKTKLGNSGMRLQVEKAVTDAFGTYLEENPKEAKDLVMKTITAQRARDAARNARELTRRKGVFETASLPGKLSDCTNRDPEHCEIFIVEGDSAGGTAKQGRDRRFQAILPLRGKILNVEKARLNHVLENAEIKAMITAFGCGIGDEFDESKLRYDKIICMTDADVDGSHIRILLLTFFFRFMRPLIERGHVYAALPPLYKVAKGKKEIYCFDEKERDEALDQLGRKGCELQRYKGLGEMNAEQLWETTMSPEHRALKRITMEDAFEADEIFSVLMGDMPELRRQFIEENAKLVTDLDI; translated from the coding sequence ATGGCAAGAAAGACTGACAACGGCAATTACAATGCGAGTTCTATTCAGGTTCTGGAAGGGCTTGAACCCGTTCGCAAACGCCCCGGTATGTATATCGGTTCGACGGACGAGCACGGTCTGCACCACCTCATTACCGAGGTCGTAGACAACTCGGTCGACGAAGCGCTCGCGGGCTACTGCGACAGGATCTTGGTCGAGATCACGCGCGACGGCGCGGTCGCGGTCACCGACAACGGGCGCGGCATTCCCGTAGAGATCCACCCCAAAGAAAAGGTGTCGACCGTCGAGGTCGTTCTTACCAAGCTCCACGCAGGCGGCAAGTTCGGCGGCGGGGGATATAAGGTGTCGGGCGGTCTGCACGGCGTCGGTGTTTCGTGTGTAAACGCGCTGTCCGAATGGCTAGACGTCGAGGTGTACAAGAACGGCAAGATCTACCGTCAGCGCTATAACCGCGGCGTGCCCATGAAGCCGCTTGCCGAAGTGGGCAAGACCGACAAGACGGGCACGAAGATAACGTTCTTCCCCGATACCGAGATTTTCGAAACGGTCGATTTCGTGTACGATACCGTGCGCACGCGTTTGCGCGAGGTCGCGTATCTTAACAAGGGCTTGGAGATTGAGCTCGTGGATAACCGCAAGGGCAGAGAAGCGCGCGACGTGTTCCGCTTCGACGGCGGTATCAAGGATTTCGTCGAGTACCTTAACCGCAACAAGAACACCATGTTCTCAGAGGTCATTTACGGCGAAAAGACTTTCAAGGACAGCGAGGTCGAGTACGCTATCCAGTACAACGACGGATACAGCGAGCTCATCTATACCTACGCAAATAATATTAACACCGAGGAAGGCGGCACGCACCTTGTAGGCTTTAAGAACGCGCTCACCAAGGTCATCAACGACTACGCGCACGAGCAGAAGCTGATCAAGGACGACGAGAAGCTTGCGGGCGAGGACGTTCGCGAGGGCATTACCGCCGTCGTTTCGGTCAAGCTTACCGAGCCGCAGTTCGAGGGTCAGACCAAGACCAAGCTCGGCAACTCGGGTATGCGGTTGCAGGTCGAAAAAGCGGTAACCGACGCGTTCGGCACGTACCTCGAAGAAAACCCGAAAGAAGCGAAAGACCTCGTCATGAAGACGATCACCGCGCAGCGAGCACGCGATGCGGCGCGTAACGCCAGAGAGCTCACTCGCCGCAAGGGCGTGTTCGAAACTGCTTCGCTCCCCGGCAAGCTCAGCGACTGCACCAACCGCGATCCCGAGCACTGCGAGATATTCATAGTCGAGGGCGACAGCGCAGGCGGCACGGCTAAACAGGGTCGCGACCGCAGATTCCAGGCGATACTTCCGCTCCGCGGCAAGATCCTCAACGTGGAAAAGGCAAGGCTCAATCACGTTCTGGAAAACGCCGAGATCAAGGCGATGATAACGGCGTTCGGCTGCGGCATCGGCGACGAGTTCGACGAGAGCAAGCTGCGCTACGACAAGATAATATGTATGACCGACGCGGACGTAGACGGCAGTCATATTCGTATACTTCTCCTCACGTTCTTCTTCCGGTTCATGCGCCCGCTTATCGAGCGCGGGCACGTATACGCCGCGCTTCCGCCGCTGTACAAGGTGGCTAAGGGCAAGAAGGAAATCTACTGCTTCGACGAGAAGGAGCGCGACGAGGCGCTCGACCAGCTCGGCAGGAAAGGCTGCGAGCTTCAACGCTATAAAGGTCTCGGCGAAATGAACGCCGAGCAGCTGTGGGAAACGACCATGAGCCCCGAGCACCGCGCGCTCAAACGTATTACCATGGAAGACGCGTTCGAGGCGGACGAGATATTCAGCGTGCTTATGGGCGATATGCCCGAGCTTAGGCGGCAGTTTATTGAGGAGAACGCTAAATTAGTAACGGACTTGGATATTTAA
- the gyrA gene encoding DNA gyrase subunit A yields the protein MAKKIRSDKGGSSSGKEYIDNTKIIDTHVVDEMKQCFIAYAMAVNVSRAIPDVRDGLKPVHRRILYAMGELSLWSDKPYRKCARVVGDVLGKYHPHGDSSVYDALVRFAQDFSMRFPLVDGHGNFGSVDGDPPAAMRYTEARLAKISAEMLRDIDKETIDWTNNFDDSLQEPSVLPARFPNLLVNGSDGIAVGMATAIPPHNLGEVINAIDALIDNPEITIDELCRYVPAPDYPTGALILGRSNIKRAYKTGKGGVVIRAKTDIEEYPVREGSDLMRQRIVVTELPYQVNKEKLIVQIADLVKDKRIEGIADIKEESDRQGMRIVIEVKRDAQAQVVLNTLFKHTNLQVSQGITFLALADGEPKILNLKEMLEYYLKHQEEVIVRRTKHDLAAAQAREHIVEGLVKAQANIDRVIKIIKQSRDNVEAAEKLMAEFYLSDKQANAILEMKLRRLTSLEIDALQAELVELQEKIADFKNILSNPKRVTDIIRTELNEIKEQYDNPRRSELVIDYDEIDIGDLIDKEDVVISMTHYGYIKRLPTTEYKAQHRGGKGVTAHKPKEEDFVEKMFVTNTHDTLLYFTNFGRVYADKAYAVPEAERTARGRAIVNLLQLNEGEKVSAVIPIKEDEYKGNLVMATKRGMIKKTALTEFKLIRKVGKVAIKLNEGDELISVQQSGGIDEILIASQSGKCIRFSEENVRLMGRDTQGVRAMRLDEDDNVVDMTIVAPDCDVLTVSENGFGKRTDIEEFRLQSRAGKGIKAGNFNDKTGRLVNLKLVNPEDDVMVISDNGTIIRMLVKEISKIGRGSQGVRMMRVKNQGTVVCVATAPHQEVIEDNGEAPEGGSEE from the coding sequence ATGGCAAAGAAAATACGTTCCGACAAGGGCGGAAGCTCTTCCGGCAAGGAATATATCGATAATACCAAGATAATCGACACGCACGTTGTCGACGAGATGAAGCAATGCTTTATCGCGTACGCAATGGCGGTCAACGTGTCGCGTGCCATTCCCGACGTTCGCGACGGTCTTAAACCCGTTCACCGTCGTATACTTTACGCCATGGGCGAGCTCAGCCTGTGGTCGGACAAGCCCTACCGCAAGTGCGCGCGTGTAGTCGGTGACGTTCTCGGTAAGTACCACCCGCACGGCGACTCGTCGGTGTACGACGCGCTCGTTCGGTTCGCGCAGGACTTCTCCATGCGTTTCCCGCTCGTTGACGGACACGGTAACTTCGGCTCGGTCGACGGCGATCCGCCCGCGGCTATGCGTTACACCGAGGCAAGGCTTGCCAAGATCTCGGCGGAAATGCTTCGGGATATTGACAAGGAAACCATCGACTGGACTAACAACTTCGACGACTCGCTGCAAGAGCCGTCGGTGTTGCCCGCACGCTTCCCCAATCTTTTGGTCAACGGCTCGGACGGTATTGCGGTCGGTATGGCAACGGCTATCCCGCCGCACAACCTCGGCGAGGTCATAAACGCTATCGACGCGCTTATCGACAACCCCGAAATCACGATCGACGAGCTGTGCAGGTACGTACCCGCTCCCGACTATCCGACGGGCGCGCTCATACTCGGCAGATCGAATATCAAGCGCGCGTACAAAACGGGTAAGGGCGGCGTCGTCATTCGCGCCAAGACCGATATCGAGGAATACCCGGTGCGCGAGGGCAGCGACCTTATGCGTCAGCGCATAGTCGTTACCGAGCTGCCGTACCAGGTCAATAAGGAAAAGCTTATCGTCCAGATCGCCGACCTCGTCAAGGACAAGCGTATTGAGGGCATTGCCGATATCAAGGAAGAATCCGACCGCCAGGGTATGCGTATCGTTATCGAGGTCAAGCGCGACGCGCAGGCTCAGGTCGTTCTCAACACACTGTTCAAGCACACGAACCTTCAAGTCTCGCAGGGCATAACGTTCCTCGCGCTCGCCGACGGCGAGCCGAAGATCCTCAACCTCAAAGAGATGCTCGAATACTACTTGAAGCATCAGGAAGAGGTCATCGTTCGCCGCACCAAGCACGACCTTGCGGCGGCACAGGCGCGCGAGCATATTGTCGAGGGCTTGGTCAAGGCGCAGGCGAATATCGATCGCGTTATCAAGATAATCAAGCAGAGCCGCGACAACGTCGAGGCGGCTGAGAAGCTAATGGCGGAGTTCTACCTGTCCGATAAGCAGGCGAACGCCATACTCGAAATGAAGCTGCGTAGGCTCACCAGCCTCGAAATCGACGCGCTCCAAGCCGAGCTTGTCGAGCTTCAAGAGAAGATCGCGGACTTCAAGAACATCCTTTCTAACCCCAAGCGCGTTACCGATATCATCCGCACCGAGCTCAACGAGATCAAGGAGCAGTACGACAATCCGCGCCGCAGCGAGCTCGTTATCGACTACGACGAGATCGATATCGGCGATCTTATAGATAAAGAAGACGTCGTCATTTCCATGACGCACTACGGCTATATCAAGCGTTTGCCTACGACCGAGTACAAGGCGCAGCACCGCGGCGGCAAGGGCGTCACGGCGCACAAGCCCAAGGAAGAAGACTTCGTCGAGAAAATGTTCGTTACGAACACGCACGACACGCTGTTGTACTTCACGAACTTCGGGCGTGTGTATGCGGACAAGGCGTACGCCGTACCCGAAGCCGAACGCACCGCGCGCGGCAGAGCGATAGTCAATCTTTTACAGCTCAACGAGGGCGAAAAAGTCAGTGCGGTCATTCCCATCAAGGAAGACGAGTACAAGGGCAATCTCGTAATGGCGACCAAGCGCGGCATGATCAAAAAGACAGCGCTCACCGAGTTCAAGCTTATCCGCAAGGTCGGCAAGGTCGCTATCAAGCTCAACGAGGGCGACGAGCTGATTTCCGTTCAGCAGTCGGGCGGTATCGACGAGATACTAATCGCGTCGCAGAGCGGCAAGTGCATTCGCTTCTCCGAGGAGAACGTCAGGCTCATGGGTCGTGACACGCAGGGCGTGCGCGCTATGCGCTTGGACGAGGACGATAACGTCGTCGATATGACGATCGTCGCGCCCGATTGCGACGTGCTTACCGTCAGTGAGAACGGGTTCGGCAAGCGTACCGATATCGAGGAGTTCAGACTGCAATCGCGTGCAGGCAAGGGCATTAAGGCGGGTAACTTTAACGACAAGACCGGACGGCTTGTCAATCTCAAACTCGTCAACCCCGAGGACGACGTCATGGTCATTTCCGATAACGGCACGATCATTCGTATGCTCGTTAAGGAGATCTCCAAGATCGGGCGTGGCTCGCAGGGCGTGCGCATGATGCGCGTCAAGAACCAGGGCACCGTTGTGTGCGTGGCGACCGCGCCGCACCAGGAAGTTATCGAGGATAACGGCGAAGCGCCCGAGGGCGGCAGCGAAGAATAG
- a CDS encoding helix-turn-helix transcriptional regulator, with product MSVKQITQICVKIFIVIYGDKMNIGEELKYHRQKANLSQRELAKLIGISQQNISRWENNEVEPSISSLIVLADYYGITLDELIGRDTNNNG from the coding sequence GTGTCAGTCAAGCAAATCACACAAATTTGTGTTAAAATTTTTATAGTGATATATGGTGATAAAATGAACATCGGCGAAGAACTTAAATATCATAGACAAAAAGCAAATTTAAGCCAACGAGAATTGGCTAAGCTTATTGGTATCTCACAACAAAACATTAGCAGGTGGGAAAATAACGAGGTTGAGCCAAGCATATCGTCATTAATCGTATTAGCCGATTACTACGGTATAACGCTTGACGAGCTTATTGGTAGAGATACGAATAATAACGGATAA
- a CDS encoding restriction endonuclease has protein sequence MKNATVLNNSQAKALIVKFASKPVLRKELVEKCIADYAASGGLTNEELADKTSGAPLNIVKCRLGDAIEQLLQNNTLEQNSDKKLSCRDPEADIDIDRDEIIENCIFEILNETEVAKKSMLGMIIERTRAALNVTTDVIKSDAGRILSGLVKNNQIVISNNKYAKVKPPETPDEKNRRLLDEISDEALVDHSVAMLKQWYEKIGFTEVVGLNTDGPNDGGIDGRLTAVDPLGFKETVILQVKNYHNPKKQVPECEVREFCGVLTAESEATKGLFVTSRKYHNNSVKFAKKYKQKYLVLIDGEKWLELAKQCEYVIE, from the coding sequence ATGAAAAACGCAACCGTTCTTAATAATTCCCAGGCGAAAGCGCTTATAGTCAAGTTTGCGTCGAAGCCCGTATTGCGCAAGGAGCTTGTCGAGAAGTGTATTGCCGACTACGCCGCAAGCGGCGGACTGACGAATGAGGAGCTGGCCGATAAAACTTCGGGCGCGCCGCTCAATATCGTCAAGTGTCGGTTGGGCGACGCGATAGAACAGCTTTTGCAGAACAACACGCTCGAACAGAACAGCGATAAAAAGTTGTCCTGCCGCGACCCGGAAGCCGATATCGATATCGACCGCGACGAGATCATCGAGAACTGTATATTCGAGATTCTGAACGAGACCGAGGTCGCCAAAAAATCGATGCTCGGCATGATAATCGAGCGCACGCGCGCCGCGCTGAACGTGACTACCGACGTTATCAAATCGGACGCGGGGCGCATACTTTCCGGTCTTGTCAAAAACAACCAGATAGTTATTTCCAATAACAAGTATGCCAAGGTCAAGCCGCCCGAAACGCCCGACGAGAAGAACCGCAGGCTTTTGGACGAGATAAGCGACGAGGCGCTCGTTGATCACTCGGTCGCCATGCTCAAACAGTGGTACGAAAAGATCGGGTTTACAGAGGTGGTCGGCTTGAACACCGACGGACCGAACGACGGCGGTATAGACGGCAGGCTGACCGCGGTCGATCCGCTCGGGTTTAAGGAAACGGTCATCTTGCAGGTCAAGAACTACCACAATCCCAAAAAGCAAGTGCCCGAATGCGAGGTACGCGAGTTCTGCGGTGTGCTCACCGCCGAGAGCGAAGCGACCAAGGGCTTGTTCGTCACGAGCCGCAAGTATCATAATAATTCGGTCAAGTTCGCCAAGAAGTATAAGCAGAAATACCTCGTGCTTATCGACGGCGAGAAGTGGCTCGAGCTCGCCAAGCAATGCGAGTACGTGATAGAATAG
- a CDS encoding RtcB family protein — protein MNDDLKIFTENIEPEAVNQVYNLIAQPPFFGAQVRIMPDVHCGMNCVVGFTATLGDKIIPNVLGSDLGCGMLTVELGKAEFSLADLDGFIRAKIPCGSNYRKEVNGVALIKQLRCFDELRDFDRLYGSLGTLGGGNHFIEVDADTDGNRYLVIHSGSRNLGLQVAKIYQKRAEPDCKFCAEPEKAETTARLKAQGKQSDIPAALQAISQKYAYKTKIPAEYCYLEGDGMADYMHDLKLCQQFAVQNRKKMADDILKFLKISRYASFETVHNFIDDDRIVRKGAIPARKGQRVIIPMNMRDGCLIAVGKGNPDWNNSAPHGAGRILRRSEAKDYFTVEEFKKEMAGVYTTTVGASTLDESPMVYKPMDEIVRLIAPTVDIEKIIKPIYNFKAGNE, from the coding sequence ATGAACGACGATCTTAAAATATTCACCGAGAACATAGAGCCGGAAGCGGTCAATCAGGTATACAACCTTATTGCGCAGCCGCCGTTTTTCGGTGCGCAAGTAAGAATAATGCCCGACGTGCACTGCGGTATGAACTGCGTAGTCGGGTTCACCGCCACGCTCGGCGACAAGATAATCCCGAACGTTTTGGGTAGCGATCTCGGTTGCGGGATGCTGACCGTCGAGCTCGGCAAAGCGGAGTTTTCGCTCGCCGACCTCGACGGATTCATCCGCGCCAAGATCCCGTGCGGGAGCAATTACCGCAAAGAAGTCAACGGCGTAGCGCTTATCAAGCAGTTGCGGTGCTTTGACGAACTGCGCGATTTCGATAGGCTTTACGGCTCGCTGGGCACGCTCGGCGGCGGCAACCATTTCATAGAGGTGGACGCCGACACGGACGGTAACCGCTATCTCGTTATTCACAGCGGATCGCGCAACCTCGGGCTTCAAGTCGCCAAGATCTACCAAAAACGCGCCGAGCCCGACTGCAAGTTTTGCGCCGAGCCCGAGAAAGCGGAAACCACCGCGCGGCTGAAAGCGCAGGGCAAGCAGAGCGATATTCCCGCCGCGCTCCAAGCGATCTCGCAAAAGTACGCGTACAAGACCAAGATCCCCGCCGAGTATTGCTATCTCGAAGGCGACGGCATGGCGGACTATATGCACGACCTCAAACTGTGTCAGCAGTTCGCCGTTCAGAACCGCAAGAAGATGGCGGACGACATACTCAAATTCTTAAAGATCAGCCGCTACGCGAGTTTTGAAACGGTACATAACTTTATCGACGATGATAGAATCGTTCGCAAGGGCGCGATCCCCGCGCGCAAGGGTCAGCGCGTGATCATTCCCATGAATATGCGCGACGGGTGTCTTATCGCCGTCGGCAAGGGCAATCCCGATTGGAACAACTCCGCACCGCACGGCGCGGGGCGTATTCTGCGCCGTAGCGAGGCCAAAGATTACTTCACAGTCGAAGAGTTCAAGAAGGAAATGGCGGGCGTGTACACGACGACGGTCGGCGCGTCCACGCTCGACGAGTCGCCCATGGTGTACAAGCCCATGGACGAGATAGTGCGGCTTATCGCGCCCACCGTCGATATCGAAAAAATTATCAAGCCTATCTATAATTTCAAGGCGGGTAACGAATAG
- a CDS encoding ATP-binding protein, which yields MNDYQRAVKEITNTRRADLDAGLEVWRNALRSSKALHDAYAEYQDEAIKKAQKLDNTLPQAKRKLEETAKKLGLKKEVIEPPCRCKKCGDTGYVNGKYCACVIKKVVNANGDNLALPQVDFAAASKTAPKAIAKVYGAAQKYLDGFDSDNAKPFFIVVGSSGTGKTMLAAAVATEAIARGKSAVTVSAFEFLKRAKDYHTQFAIADYRDTFSPMLDCELLVIDDLGTETMLKNITSEYLYTVVNERWLRKKHTLVTTNLTPEALISRYGEAIFSRLCDKSRANLFLITAPNARLQADKK from the coding sequence ATGAACGATTATCAACGCGCAGTCAAGGAAATAACGAATACGCGCCGCGCCGATCTCGACGCGGGGCTGGAAGTATGGCGCAATGCGTTGAGATCGAGCAAAGCGCTCCACGACGCATACGCCGAGTATCAGGACGAAGCGATAAAGAAAGCGCAGAAGCTGGATAATACCCTGCCCCAGGCCAAACGCAAGCTGGAAGAAACGGCGAAAAAACTGGGGCTCAAAAAGGAAGTTATCGAGCCGCCCTGCCGCTGCAAGAAGTGCGGAGACACGGGGTACGTGAACGGCAAGTACTGCGCGTGCGTTATTAAAAAGGTAGTTAATGCCAACGGCGACAACCTAGCACTGCCACAAGTCGATTTTGCTGCGGCGAGCAAGACCGCGCCCAAGGCGATAGCCAAGGTGTACGGCGCGGCACAGAAATATCTGGACGGGTTCGACAGCGACAACGCCAAGCCGTTCTTTATCGTCGTCGGGTCGTCGGGAACGGGCAAGACCATGCTCGCGGCGGCGGTCGCGACCGAAGCGATAGCGCGCGGCAAGTCGGCGGTCACGGTCAGCGCGTTCGAGTTTTTGAAGCGCGCCAAGGACTACCACACGCAGTTCGCTATTGCCGATTACCGCGATACGTTTTCGCCCATGCTCGACTGCGAGCTATTAGTGATCGACGATCTCGGCACCGAAACCATGCTAAAAAATATCACAAGCGAATATTTATATACGGTAGTCAACGAGCGGTGGTTGCGCAAGAAGCACACGCTCGTCACTACGAACCTCACGCCCGAAGCGCTTATCTCGCGCTACGGCGAAGCTATCTTCTCGCGGCTGTGCGATAAATCGCGCGCTAACCTATTCCTTATCACCGCACCCAACGCGAGATTGCAAGCCGATAAGAAATAA